The following DNA comes from Synechococcus sp. CC9616.
TCGTGAGGATCGATTGATGGAGCGTTTCCGACGATGGGGCCTCCAGGCTGCTGTGGTCGGTCGGGTGCTCGAGGAGCCACTGGTGCGGGTGTTGCATCACGGAGTTGTGGCCGCAGAGGTGCCTGCGACTGCTCTGGCGGATGACACCCCGATCCAACAACACGATCTGCTGGATCAGCCGCCAGAGGACCTTCAGGCGCTTTGGCGCTGGCGGGAGGAGGAGTTATCTGATGTGACTGATCCTGGAGATCTGTTGATGCGGTTGCTGGATGACCCCACCATTGCCAGCAAACGCTGGGTCTATCGGCAGTATGACCAGCAGGTTCTGGCCAACACCGTGATGTCGTCCGGTGCTGGTGATGCGGCCGTCGTCCGCTTGCGCCCCCAGAACTCAATGGAGAAGGAGTCACGTGGTGTTGCTGCCACGGTGGATTGTCCCAATCGTTGGGTCGCCCTCGATCCCGAGAGAGGGGCGATGGCCGCCGTGGCAGAGGCCGCACGCAACCTCAGTTGCGTAGGTGCAGAGCCACTGGCGATCACGAACAACCTGAACTTCCCTTCACCGGAGACGTCGCAGGGTTACTGGCAGCTCGCCATGGCTTGCCGTGGCATTGCTCAAGCCTGTCGAGAGCTCGACACGCCAGTGACGGGCGGAAACGTGTCCCTCTACAACGAAACCAGACGCGACGACGGCACCGTCCAGCCGATTCATCCCACACCCGTGATCGGCATGGTGGGACTCGTTGATGACGTCAGCAGGGCGATTGGTCTCGGCTGGCGTCAGGCGGGTGATCCGATCGTTTTGCTTGGGGTTCCTTTGGATGATCAGGGAGATCCCCGGTTGGGTCTGTCTGGCAGCAGCTATCAGCAGTTGGTTGCTGGTCGGCTGGCTGGGCGTCCTCCCATCGTCGATCTGTCGCTTGAACGTGCGGTTCAGGCTTTGCTTCGTCAGGCCATTGCTGAAGGCCTTTTGGCGTCCTCCCACGACAGCAGCGACGGCGGTTTAGCTGTGGCGCTTGCCGAGTGCTGCATCACCTCGGGACTTGGAGCTGAACTGTTGGTCCAGGATCAACCATCGCGTCTTGATCGAGCCCTGTTCGGGGAAGGGGGGGCTCGCGTCGTGGTGTCGGTGAAGTTGGAACAGATGGAGGGCTGGCAGAGCCTGATCCAGCGTCATCCGGATGTTCCCCTCCAAGCGCTTGGACGTGTGGTCGATCAACCGAGCTTGCGCTTTGACCTTGCAGGACAAAGGGTTCTGAACGGGACGATTCAAGCCCTGCAAAAGGTTCACGAAGAGGCTTTGCCTCGACGTCTCAGGCGTGATGCAGAATCTTGAGCCCAGTGTGAAGTCGAGGCGCCCTGTGCAGCTGCTTGAGGCCGAGCGTCCCGACCGCATGGAAGAGGCCTGCGGAGTTTTTGCTGTTCTCGCCGCGGAGCAGCCCGTTGCGAATCTCGCCTATTTCGGCCTCTATGCCTTGCAGCATCGCGGTCAGGAATCCGCTGGCATCGCGGTGTTCAACGAAGGCAATGTCTGTCTTCACAAGGACATGGGTCTGGTCAGCCAGGTGTTCGATCAGGACGTTTTGGCCCGTATGCCGGGTGATCTCGCGATCGGCCACAACCGTTATTCGACAACGGGCAGCAGTCGTGTCTGCAATGCCCAGCCCGTGGTTCTGATGACCCGTCTGGGAGCCTTCGCTTTGGCTCACAACGGCAATCTTGTCAATGCCGCGGAACTTCGCAGGGCCGTTGACGATGGTCAGGTGGAATTCACGTCCACCACTGATTCAGAACTGATTGCTTTTGCCATTCAGCAGGCCGTTGAACGCGGCCTGGACTGGTCATTGGCGATCAGTGCCGCGCTCGAGCTCTGCAGGGGTGCCTTCAGCCTGGTGATCGGCACGCCCATCGGCTTGTTTGCTGTCAGAGATGGTCACGGCATCAGGCCTCTGGTGTTCGGGCGATTGGGTGATCCCGAGTTCGGGCACTGGGTCGTGAGCAGCGAGAGTTGTGGATTGGAGATCATCGGTGCCCAGTACGTCGATGACGTGCTTCCCGGTGAGCTGGTTCTGTTTCAAGAGGGCAGTCAGGAGCCGTCCCGACGGCGGTGGACTGAGCAACCCAATCGACTGTGTGTGTTCGAGATGATTTATTTCTCGCGACCCGACAGTCGTTTTTTTGGAGAATCTCTTTACAGCTATCGCCAGAGAATTGGTCAGACCCTCGCCAGGGAATCCGCTGTCGATGCCGATCTTGTGATCGGAGTGCCCGATTCCGGTATTCCTGCAGCCATCGGTTTTTCTCAGGTCAGCGGCATTCCTTATGCCGATGGCTTGATCAAGAACCGTTATGTGGGTCGCACGTTCATCCAGCCGACTCAGGCGATGCGGGAGGCAGGAATTCGCGTCAAGCTCAATCCACTGCCGGATGTCCTTTCTGGTAAACGCATTGTGGTGATTGACGATTCCATCGTGCGCGGAACGACGAGCCGTAAGCTCGTTGTGGCTCTCAGAGAAGCAGGAGCCACGGAAGTGCACATGCGGATCAGCTCCCCGCCAGTCACCCATCCTTGTTTTTACGGAATTGACACCGATACCCAGGACCAACTGATCGCTGCCCGTTTGACGCTGAAGGAAATCGAAGAACAGCTCAAGGTTGATTCACTCGCGTATCTCAGCAAGGAGGGGATGGTTGAAGCAGCGAAGGCGGACTCCGGTCACTTCTGCACGGCTTGCTTTGACGGCGACTATCCGATTCCCATGGATCAGGAGGTTCTGTCCAGCAAATTGATGCTGGAACCTTCGGGAATCGCTGCCGGCTAGCGGTTCGTTAGCTCCGAGACTTGTCCTGGATCAGGGGAATCAGTTCCAGGAGAGTTTCATCGGAACTGAGATCCAACTGTTCGAAACTGGCTTCACCAGGTTTGCCGCATGCAAAGTCTCGGGCATCCAATCGCCCATGTCGTTTGCGACTGGTGATCAGTCCGACGAGATCGTCACCGCTGCAGAGCGCCTGGATCCTGTCGTTGTCGTGTTCAAGATGCACCGCAATCTCCCCCAGATCCCCCCGCTGGCAGAGACGCAGCTGGGATGCATCGATGCGAGTGATCCGCCCCTGAGCGGTTGCCACAAGGATTGTGTTGGTTGCCATCAGGCTGATGGCGCCTGCGATCCGTTCTCCCGGGAACAGTCGCATCGTCATGGGTCCCTGAGCCAGACGCCCCATGAGAGGTAAACAGTCTTCCTGAACGGGAAGTTTGATGATTCGACCGATGTCACTCACCAGTGCCAGATCCGAACCGGTTCGGCAGATCACGGCAGCGCGAAGACTGATGCCGTCCTTGAGCTTCACCACACTCGTTGCCCGTCCAGATAGATCCAGGACCTCGCTCAAGGGAAGCCGTTTGAATCGTCCATCGATGCTCAGCAATCCGAGGCTGAGATCAGAACAATCTCCCTGAGGGAGGGGTTCGATTGCGATCACTGGATCCCCTTCAAGACCTGTGGGGAGGAAACGCTCGAGTACGCCCGGTTGTTGACCAGCAAATTCCCAACGCACCGTTGCCACTCGGCCTCCAGCGCTGATTGCCAGCAACCTCGGAGGGGGTTCGATCGGCAGGATTAGACGCGCCGGTGAGGGTTCATCACCAAGTGGACTCGCCTCGTTGATGTGAAGCCGTCCGAGCACCTGGGGAGAGATCACCTTCACCTGACCGTCGGCCTGAATCAGCAGACGAGCATCTCCCGGTAACGCAGCGAGGGCCTGTTGTCTCAGCAGTTCCGTATTGGGTCGTTGGCTGGCGGCCCGCTCGGCCATCAATTCATCACCCCCTTCCACAAGCCGTGTGCGGCGTGGTGTGGCGAAGCGTTTTTTCAGTTCTTTCAGCTCGTCCACCAGAGCGTTCAGAAGCTGATCTCTGTTCTCCAGAAGCAATTTCAGACGCTCCCGTTCCTGACGCAGATCCTCAAGTTCCTTGCGGAGGCTCTCCTGCTCCAATCCCGTGAGCCGACGCAACGGCATGGCCAGTACCGCGTCTGCCTGACGTTCCGAGAGATCGAGACGCACCATCAGGCTGGCTCTGGCGGAAGCGGCATCTGCCGCTTCCTGAATCATGCTGATCACCTGTTGCAGGTTGTTCAAGGCGGTGATCAGGCCTGCAACCACCTCGAGGCGATCCTCCGTCTTACGCAGCGCGTGGCTGGTGCGTCGAATCAGGGTCAGTTCTCGATAGTCGAGAAACGTTTGGAGCAGCTGACGCAGGGAAAGCTGCTGTGGCTGGCCATTGACGAGGGCGAGGAGGATGGCTCCGAAGTTGCTCTGCAGGGCCGTGCGTCGTTGCAGATCTGCGAGAACTTTTTCCGGGTTTCCGTCTCTGCGGAGCTCCACCACGACGCGCATTCCTTCGCGGTCGCTTTCGTCTCGGATATCAGCAATGCCGCCGATTTTTCCGTCGTTCACGAGCTCGGCCAGTTTTTCGATCCAACCGGCTTTGCTCAATTGATAGGGCAGTTCGGTGATCACCACGGCGTTGCGCTTATGGCGGCCCTTGCCGGGTTGCACTTCTTCGATGTGCGCCACACCCCGCATCGGAATGCTGCCGCGGCCTCGCAGGTAGGTGTCACGCAGGCCACTGCTCAGCAGGACTTCGCCTCCTGTCGGAAAATCCGGTCCAGGGATCAACTCCAGCAGCCGTTCGTCACTGATGGCGGGCTTGCGGATCAGGGCGATCAGGCCATCGACCACCTCTCCAAGGTTGTGGGGAGGGATGCTCGTGGCCATGCCGACGGCGATTCCTGAACAACCGTTGAGCAGCAGAAAGGGGAGTTGCGCCGGAAGCACCGTGGGTTCCTGCTGGGAACCATCGAAGTTCGGAGCGAAATCGACCGTGTCGTCGCCGATTTCGTCCAGGAGGGCCTGGTGGGCGATCGGAGCCAGTCGCGTTTCGGTGTACCGCATGGCAGCCGGTGGATCGTCGTCGACCGAGCCGAAGTTGCCGTGTCCATCCAGCAGAGGGTGACGGCTGGAGAAGGTCTGAACCAGGCGCACCAGAGCGTCATAAACAGCCTGGTCGCCATGGGGATGGTATTTGCCCAGAACATCCCCGACGACACGGGCGCACTTGCGGTAGGGGCGATCCGGGGTGAGTCCGAGCTCCTGCATCGCAAACAGGATCCTGCGTTGAACAGGTTTCAACCCATCGCGAGCATCAGGAAGTGCCCGACCCACGATCACGCTCATGGCGTACTCGAGGTAGGAGCGCTGCATCTCCTGATGCAGGGCGATCGGTTGGACGCGCTCCTCAGCCATTGCGTCCGCTGAATCGAGTGCGGAAGGCGCTCAGCCTACAGATGGTCAGGAGCGTTTTTTCCATGTCGCATTGGCTCTCGCCCGTTCGACGGTGTCCGCCAATTCTTCATCCGCCATCAGCTGAGCAGCAGCGGCACGGATCTTTGTACCCCAAAGCTGTTCCTCCTGATGGGGAGCCAGCACATAATTCGGTTCCTTCGCCAAGGAGGTCTTCGCCAGGCGGAGGGCCTCGTCTCGATTGCGGTCTTGCCGATAAAGGGCAGCAGCCAGAGCCAGCATCGGTTCGGGATTGTCTTCGATGCTGAGCACCTTCCGCCAGCGTCGAATCGCCTCCTCGCGATTGCCCAACTGATAAAGCACAAGGGCTTGGTTATTCAGGGCTTCCCAGAAATCCGGTTTGAGTGCTGTGGCCTTTTCAAAAGCCTGCAAGGCCATCTTCAGTTCCTCCTGCATGATCCGGGCGTTGCCGAGATCGAAATAGGCAGCGGAATTGTTGGAATCGAGCTGCAAGCCTCGGTTCAACAGGCTGATCGCCTCGTCCGGACGATCGGAACGCAAAGCAATCGCAGCTTCAGCAAACCAAAGTCCTGCTTTGTCGGGGTTGAGGCTTTTCGCTTTTGCGAGCGACACGCTGGCAGCATCCAGCTGTTCACTGCGAAGTTGGGCTTCCGCCAGCACCGACCAGAGACGTTCGTCGTCGGGGTGAAGGCGCACAGCGAGGGCTGCGAGTTGTGCGGCTTCCCGTGGCTGGCCGAGTTGCAGCAGTTGCGCTGCGGTGCGTCCGATGCCGAGAGATGACCCTTTCAGCTCCTCTTCTGATGGCAGGTAGACGTAGGGAACCAGAGCTTCAGCCGGCAGGCTCCAACCGATCAAGCCAACACCGAGAAGCGCTGCAGCTAGTCCTCCGAAGGCTGATTGACGGTTTCGGCGTTGAGCCATGGGTGCCAGACATTGCTCAAAGAGTAGGGGGCTAATCCATCTGTGCCGCTCTTGCATTTCTCCGCCACATCCAGGGCTTGATCCGTCGCAATGCTGAACTTCGCAGTCGCTGATCCCAGGTGGCGTCATCCCAGCTGAGAGCTTGCTGTCGGGTCAGCTGAAGCAGCCAGGGCCTCGGTTGCAGATCGGCTTCCCTTGTCTGCGGCAGGTCGCGGTGATTCCAGGGACAGACGTCCTGGCAGATGTCGCAGCCAGCGACCCAGGCTCCGAGGGAATCCTCGATCGCCGGGGGCAGCTGAGGGTTGCGATTTTCGATCGTGTGGTACGCCAGGCAGCGGGTGGCATCCACCACAAACGGTTCCCGGATCGCGTCTGTGGGGCAGGCTTCCATGCACGCTGTGCAGCGTCCGCAGAGACTGCGCGATGGTTCATCCGCCTGCAGTCGCTCCGTGATCAGCAGATGTCCCAGAACCATCCATGAGCCTTGAGCGCTGTTGATCAGATTGCTGTGCTTTCCAATCCAACCCAGTCCTGCCTCTTCCGCCCAGGCCTTGTCGAGCAGCGGGGCGGAGTCAACGCAGACCCGCCATCGGATGTCCGGGCATTGCTCTGAGAGCCAGCGCCCAACCCGTCGTAACCGTTGGTCGACCACACGGTGGTAATCGCGACCCCAGGCGTAGCGAGCGATCTTGAGATATCCGGGCTGTATTTGCTGATCGACGTAATAGTTGAGTCCAACGGCCAGCACGCTTCTGGCTCCATCCAGAAGCTGTGCGGCGTTCTGTCGTCGCGGGGCAGCCATCCAGGCCATGTCCGCTGCATGGCCTTGGTTCAACCAGCGTTGCAAGGCTTCGGTGCGCATCTGCAGTCGCCTGCTCCCCGGCAGGTTTGCGATTCCAACCGGCGCAAAACCCTCCTCACGAGCGCGTGCTTTCAGGGCGGCGCTCAGGTTCTTGGAGGAGCTTGGATCAACGTCGGCCATCGACCTTAAAGTTGAGCGCTTTTTTGGCATCTTCACGTGACCGCAACCGATATGGGACGCACTGCAAACGGACGTTTCGCTCCCGTGCTCCGCTGGCTCGGCCTCACCATGGTGGTGGTTCTTCTGCTTCAGATGGCTGCCGTGCTCACGGGGGTTGACTGGAGCGACGAAACCAGGCGCCCGCAGGTGATCGGACCGCTGGTGGCGATTGCGCCAATGGGTTTCATGGGTCTCCTGATCGCGTTGATCGGCTCCCGGTTGGATCTTCCGGAGCAGCGCCTGACACCCCTGCGCTGGGTTGTCTGTGTGCTGTCTGCCGTTTTGGCGATCGGGATGTTGACAGCTGTTCCCCTGTCCCTTTCTTCTGATGGATCCGACGGTCCTGCTGCACAGCGGATCGACCAGGGCCGCAAGGCACTTGAAGAAGCTCGAACCATCCGTAAGGACGACAAGCAGGTTGCGGCGGTTGGGGAACAACTCGCCCAGGCAGGTCAGCTCGCAGCTGATGCCACAGCTGAGGACAAAAAGCGGGCAGCTGAACAAATGATCGATATGCAGATCGCTCAGATGGATGAACAGCTCAAATCACTGGAGACGCAGCAGAGTCGGGCGGCCAGTCAAAGGCTGATTGGTGGAACCGGGAGTGCCGTGGTGCTGGCGATTGCCTTCGTTCTGCTGGCGCTATGCGCGGTTCTCTGATCGATTGGCGCCGGGCGCTGGTTAGGTTGGTTCCAACCTTCCGACTCAGGGCTCAGAAGCTCCTTGGTCCAGTCCACTCCCAGACCTGATCTGCCGCTGACAGCGAGGCTTCAGCAGGATCTCAAGAATGATCTGATCGCAGGCTTGCTGGTGGTGATCCCACTGGCAACCACGATCTGGCTGTCGACCATCGTCAGTCGTTTTGTGTTGGCGTTTCTCACGTCGATACCCAAGCAGTTCAACCCATTCATCACTCTCAATCCTCTGCTTCAGGATCTGATCAACCTGGCGCTGGGACTGACGGTTCCACTGATGGGGATCCTTCTGATCGGGTTGATGGCTCGCAACATTGTCGGACGTTGGTTGCTTGAGTTCGGCGAAGGCACGTTGAGTCGGATTCCTCTCGCTGGTTCGGTCTACAAAACCCTTAAGCAGTTGTTGGAGACCGTTCTGCGCGACAACACCAGTCGTTTCAGGCGGGTGGTGCTTGTGGAATACCCGAGAGAGGGGCTGTTCAGCGTCGGGTTCGTCACCGGTCAGGTGGGTCCATCTCTGCAATCCGATCTCAACGATCCTCTTCTCAGCGTCTTCATTCCAACCGCACCGAACCCCACCACCGGTTGGTACACGCTGGTTCCGGAACAGTCCGTTCGAGAACTCGATATTTCCGTTGAGGAAGCCTTCCGAACGATCATTTCAGCCGGCATCGTCAATCCCGATGAACGGGAAGCACCGGTGAATCGCAGTTTTTCAAGCCTGATCGCCCAGCTGCGTTCCTCCGTCTCTCCAACAACCTGATCCGATGCAGTCCAGATCGTTGTCTCGTGAGCTGGCCTTGTTGCTTCTTGGCCAGGTATCTGATCAGAGCAAGTCGGCTGATCGTCATCCAGCGATGGAGAACCTGCTTCAGAAAGCACTCGACAGCCTGATGCAGCACTGGCGGGAATCTCTTGATGGCAGTGCCGCTGAGCTTGAGCAAGCGCAGCAAGCTCTTCTGGACAGTGAACTTCAGGAGGGCGGTGGATCAACCCTCGATTCGGCCCGGTCCCATCTGCGTGCATCGCTGAGCGCCTCGGAGCAAGTCCTTAATGGACTGTCAGCCTCAATGGAGTTGCCCCGTTTGCTCCTACTCGGCGATCAAGACCAGATTCGGCGTTCCGCCCTGAAGCGCGTTCAATTGGTTTTGGAACAGCGGTCCAGCATCGATTCACGTCTCGACTCGGTTATGGAGGGATGGCGTCTCTCCCGGTTACCGAGAATCGATCGCGACATTCTGCGGCTGGCTGTTGTGGATTTGATCGATCTCTCCACACCAGCACCGGTTGCATTCAATGAAGCTGTGGAACTTGCCAATCGCTACAGCGATGAACAGGGACGTCGCATGATCAACGGTGTTTTGAGGCGTTTCCACGACGCTGCAGCGACCACTCCGGCCTGATGGTTTTCGACTGGTTCCAGCGAGGTGCGGATCAACCAGGGGAACCGCAGCCCACGCCTTCACCACAGATCAAAACGGAGAATCCAACAGGGTCCTCCCCGCAACAGGACCCTGGATTTTCCCCTGATTCGTCGCTGGACACGGTTACAGCGCCGCCGACGAATCCAACGTCATCTCCAGAGGATGAAGCGCTGGTCTGGGCCCGAGAGGCCTATGCCCGTCTCAAGGCTCAGCAGCAAGCATCAGAGTCCGTCCCTGCTCAGCAGCCTTCCCCGGAACCAAGTCCAGAGCCAAGTCCTGAACCGACTCCGGAGCCCACACCGAGCCCTGAGCCCACTCTGGATTCAACGCCCACACCAACGCCAGCGGCAACGACGTCGACGGTTGATGACGTGCCCTCCGAAGCGGTTGCCGAGTTAGTTGCACCGGCGTTGTCCTTTCTCGAGCAGGCCGCGGCCCAGCGTCAGCTGCGTCAGCAGGAACAGGAGGCGCGTGCTGCTGAATTGCCTTCTCAGTCATCGCCGAGTCCAACAGAGGCTCCGGCCTCGAGCTCATCGGTTGCCGAGTCGAATGAACCGACCCTTGGTGCTTTCGACGAGGATTTCACCTGGTCGGCAGAGGTTCTCGCAGCGCAGGGACGCCTTGCCGATCAGGTGTCGCTTGAGGAGATTGATTGGCTGAGTCGGCTCCGGCGCGGCCTCGAGAAGACCCGACAGGGCTTCGTGACCGGATTGTTGGAAAACCTTGGCGATGACCCGCTCACGCCTGAGGTTCTCGATGATCTGGAAACCCTGTTGCTGCGTGCTGATGCCGGAGTCCAGGCCACCGATCAGGTGCTTGATGCCCTGCGTCAGCGGATGAATCAGGAGGTTGTCGAACCTGCCGAAGGTATTCGCTTTCTCAAGGAACAGCTTCGGGGCCTTCTGGAGGAACCGATCCGCAGCAGTGGCGTGGATCTGCTGGCACCCGAACGCGGTCGTCTCAACATCTGGTTGATGGTTGGTGTTAACGGTGTCGGTAAAAC
Coding sequences within:
- the purL gene encoding phosphoribosylformylglycinamidine synthase subunit PurL, coding for MISLSDSPGYDHVAALRQEGLKPRDWDEICRRLGRVPNRVELGMFGVMWSEHCCYRNSRPLLRGFPTEGPHILVGPGENAGVVDLGDGHRLAFKIESHNHPSAVEPFQGAATGVGGILRDIFTMGARPIALLNALRFGPLEDSVNVGLMEGVVAGIAHYGNCVGVPTVGGEVVFDPSYSGNPLVNAMALGLMETEEIVCSGAAGLANPVVYVGSTTGRDGMGGASFASAELSADSLDDRPAVQVGDPFLEKGLIEACLEAFDTGDVVAAQDMGAAGLTCSCSEMAAKGGIGIELDLDRVPAREEGMTPYEFLLSESQERMLFVVKAGREDRLMERFRRWGLQAAVVGRVLEEPLVRVLHHGVVAAEVPATALADDTPIQQHDLLDQPPEDLQALWRWREEELSDVTDPGDLLMRLLDDPTIASKRWVYRQYDQQVLANTVMSSGAGDAAVVRLRPQNSMEKESRGVAATVDCPNRWVALDPERGAMAAVAEAARNLSCVGAEPLAITNNLNFPSPETSQGYWQLAMACRGIAQACRELDTPVTGGNVSLYNETRRDDGTVQPIHPTPVIGMVGLVDDVSRAIGLGWRQAGDPIVLLGVPLDDQGDPRLGLSGSSYQQLVAGRLAGRPPIVDLSLERAVQALLRQAIAEGLLASSHDSSDGGLAVALAECCITSGLGAELLVQDQPSRLDRALFGEGGARVVVSVKLEQMEGWQSLIQRHPDVPLQALGRVVDQPSLRFDLAGQRVLNGTIQALQKVHEEALPRRLRRDAES
- the purF gene encoding amidophosphoribosyltransferase: MQNLEPSVKSRRPVQLLEAERPDRMEEACGVFAVLAAEQPVANLAYFGLYALQHRGQESAGIAVFNEGNVCLHKDMGLVSQVFDQDVLARMPGDLAIGHNRYSTTGSSRVCNAQPVVLMTRLGAFALAHNGNLVNAAELRRAVDDGQVEFTSTTDSELIAFAIQQAVERGLDWSLAISAALELCRGAFSLVIGTPIGLFAVRDGHGIRPLVFGRLGDPEFGHWVVSSESCGLEIIGAQYVDDVLPGELVLFQEGSQEPSRRRWTEQPNRLCVFEMIYFSRPDSRFFGESLYSYRQRIGQTLARESAVDADLVIGVPDSGIPAAIGFSQVSGIPYADGLIKNRYVGRTFIQPTQAMREAGIRVKLNPLPDVLSGKRIVVIDDSIVRGTTSRKLVVALREAGATEVHMRISSPPVTHPCFYGIDTDTQDQLIAARLTLKEIEEQLKVDSLAYLSKEGMVEAAKADSGHFCTACFDGDYPIPMDQEVLSSKLMLEPSGIAAG
- a CDS encoding DNA topoisomerase (ATP-hydrolyzing) subunit A encodes the protein MAEERVQPIALHQEMQRSYLEYAMSVIVGRALPDARDGLKPVQRRILFAMQELGLTPDRPYRKCARVVGDVLGKYHPHGDQAVYDALVRLVQTFSSRHPLLDGHGNFGSVDDDPPAAMRYTETRLAPIAHQALLDEIGDDTVDFAPNFDGSQQEPTVLPAQLPFLLLNGCSGIAVGMATSIPPHNLGEVVDGLIALIRKPAISDERLLELIPGPDFPTGGEVLLSSGLRDTYLRGRGSIPMRGVAHIEEVQPGKGRHKRNAVVITELPYQLSKAGWIEKLAELVNDGKIGGIADIRDESDREGMRVVVELRRDGNPEKVLADLQRRTALQSNFGAILLALVNGQPQQLSLRQLLQTFLDYRELTLIRRTSHALRKTEDRLEVVAGLITALNNLQQVISMIQEAADAASARASLMVRLDLSERQADAVLAMPLRRLTGLEQESLRKELEDLRQERERLKLLLENRDQLLNALVDELKELKKRFATPRRTRLVEGGDELMAERAASQRPNTELLRQQALAALPGDARLLIQADGQVKVISPQVLGRLHINEASPLGDEPSPARLILPIEPPPRLLAISAGGRVATVRWEFAGQQPGVLERFLPTGLEGDPVIAIEPLPQGDCSDLSLGLLSIDGRFKRLPLSEVLDLSGRATSVVKLKDGISLRAAVICRTGSDLALVSDIGRIIKLPVQEDCLPLMGRLAQGPMTMRLFPGERIAGAISLMATNTILVATAQGRITRIDASQLRLCQRGDLGEIAVHLEHDNDRIQALCSGDDLVGLITSRKRHGRLDARDFACGKPGEASFEQLDLSSDETLLELIPLIQDKSRS
- a CDS encoding tetratricopeptide repeat protein is translated as MAQRRNRQSAFGGLAAALLGVGLIGWSLPAEALVPYVYLPSEEELKGSSLGIGRTAAQLLQLGQPREAAQLAALAVRLHPDDERLWSVLAEAQLRSEQLDAASVSLAKAKSLNPDKAGLWFAEAAIALRSDRPDEAISLLNRGLQLDSNNSAAYFDLGNARIMQEELKMALQAFEKATALKPDFWEALNNQALVLYQLGNREEAIRRWRKVLSIEDNPEPMLALAAALYRQDRNRDEALRLAKTSLAKEPNYVLAPHQEEQLWGTKIRAAAAQLMADEELADTVERARANATWKKRS
- the queG gene encoding tRNA epoxyqueuosine(34) reductase QueG, which encodes MADVDPSSSKNLSAALKARAREEGFAPVGIANLPGSRRLQMRTEALQRWLNQGHAADMAWMAAPRRQNAAQLLDGARSVLAVGLNYYVDQQIQPGYLKIARYAWGRDYHRVVDQRLRRVGRWLSEQCPDIRWRVCVDSAPLLDKAWAEEAGLGWIGKHSNLINSAQGSWMVLGHLLITERLQADEPSRSLCGRCTACMEACPTDAIREPFVVDATRCLAYHTIENRNPQLPPAIEDSLGAWVAGCDICQDVCPWNHRDLPQTREADLQPRPWLLQLTRQQALSWDDATWDQRLRSSALRRIKPWMWRRNARAAQMD
- a CDS encoding HpsJ family protein; this encodes MGRTANGRFAPVLRWLGLTMVVVLLLQMAAVLTGVDWSDETRRPQVIGPLVAIAPMGFMGLLIALIGSRLDLPEQRLTPLRWVVCVLSAVLAIGMLTAVPLSLSSDGSDGPAAQRIDQGRKALEEARTIRKDDKQVAAVGEQLAQAGQLAADATAEDKKRAAEQMIDMQIAQMDEQLKSLETQQSRAASQRLIGGTGSAVVLAIAFVLLALCAVL
- a CDS encoding DUF502 domain-containing protein → MVQSTPRPDLPLTARLQQDLKNDLIAGLLVVIPLATTIWLSTIVSRFVLAFLTSIPKQFNPFITLNPLLQDLINLALGLTVPLMGILLIGLMARNIVGRWLLEFGEGTLSRIPLAGSVYKTLKQLLETVLRDNTSRFRRVVLVEYPREGLFSVGFVTGQVGPSLQSDLNDPLLSVFIPTAPNPTTGWYTLVPEQSVRELDISVEEAFRTIISAGIVNPDEREAPVNRSFSSLIAQLRSSVSPTT
- the nusB gene encoding transcription antitermination factor NusB, with protein sequence MQSRSLSRELALLLLGQVSDQSKSADRHPAMENLLQKALDSLMQHWRESLDGSAAELEQAQQALLDSELQEGGGSTLDSARSHLRASLSASEQVLNGLSASMELPRLLLLGDQDQIRRSALKRVQLVLEQRSSIDSRLDSVMEGWRLSRLPRIDRDILRLAVVDLIDLSTPAPVAFNEAVELANRYSDEQGRRMINGVLRRFHDAAATTPA
- the ftsY gene encoding signal recognition particle-docking protein FtsY, which encodes MVFDWFQRGADQPGEPQPTPSPQIKTENPTGSSPQQDPGFSPDSSLDTVTAPPTNPTSSPEDEALVWAREAYARLKAQQQASESVPAQQPSPEPSPEPSPEPTPEPTPSPEPTLDSTPTPTPAATTSTVDDVPSEAVAELVAPALSFLEQAAAQRQLRQQEQEARAAELPSQSSPSPTEAPASSSSVAESNEPTLGAFDEDFTWSAEVLAAQGRLADQVSLEEIDWLSRLRRGLEKTRQGFVTGLLENLGDDPLTPEVLDDLETLLLRADAGVQATDQVLDALRQRMNQEVVEPAEGIRFLKEQLRGLLEEPIRSSGVDLLAPERGRLNIWLMVGVNGVGKTTTLGKIANLAVRSGYSALIAAADTFRAAAVQQLQVWGDRSDVTVVSNPSDNADPAAVVFDAIGAARSRQADLLLVDTAGRLQTKHNLMEELQKVRKIIDRLAPESKVESLLVLDASQGQNGLRQAMAFAKAAGLTGVVITKLDGTARGGVALAVSSEAGLPIRFIGAGEGIRDLRPFNSFEFVEALLAGR